A window of Polaromonas hydrogenivorans contains these coding sequences:
- a CDS encoding endonuclease/exonuclease/phosphatase family protein: protein MQPFIPAPASRPAHPEATQADQPAPEVHTPYSFKVLTVNIHKGFTFFNRKFILSELRDAVRTVGADVVFLQEVAGSHLKHAEKFDNYPEEPHYEYLADSIWEQFAYGRNAVYTHGHHGNAVLSKFPIVRFENRDISISGPERRGMLHCELQVPGQSRNVHAICVHLGLVENHRTQQMKLLCDLVRKEIPVRAPVVVAGDFNDWRRRAHAQMAKGANLHEVFVQANGQAARTFPARLPLLQLDRIYVRNAIGHSPIVLPSHPWSHLSDHAPLAAEIRL, encoded by the coding sequence ATGCAGCCCTTCATTCCCGCCCCTGCTTCCCGTCCAGCGCATCCCGAGGCCACCCAGGCTGACCAGCCCGCGCCCGAGGTCCACACGCCTTATTCCTTCAAGGTGCTCACGGTCAATATCCACAAGGGCTTCACCTTTTTCAACCGCAAGTTCATCCTGTCCGAATTGCGCGATGCGGTGCGCACGGTGGGCGCGGACGTGGTGTTTTTGCAGGAGGTGGCCGGCAGCCATCTCAAGCATGCCGAGAAGTTCGACAACTACCCCGAAGAGCCGCATTACGAATACCTGGCCGACAGCATCTGGGAGCAGTTTGCCTACGGGCGCAACGCGGTCTATACCCACGGCCACCACGGCAACGCGGTGCTGTCCAAGTTCCCGATTGTCCGGTTTGAAAACCGCGACATCTCCATCAGCGGCCCCGAGCGGCGCGGCATGCTGCATTGCGAGTTGCAGGTGCCCGGCCAGAGCCGCAATGTGCATGCGATCTGCGTGCACCTGGGGCTGGTCGAAAACCACCGCACGCAGCAGATGAAGCTGCTGTGCGACCTGGTGCGCAAGGAGATTCCCGTGCGCGCCCCGGTGGTGGTGGCCGGCGACTTCAACGACTGGCGGCGCCGCGCCCATGCCCAGATGGCCAAGGGCGCGAACCTGCACGAGGTGTTCGTGCAGGCCAACGGCCAGGCGGCGCGGACCTTTCCGGCGCGCCTGCCGCTGCTGCAGCTGGACCGCATCTATGTGCGCAATGCCATCGGCCATTCGCCCATCGTGCTGCCCAGCCACCCGTGGTCGCACCTGTCCGACCATGCGCCGCTGGCGGCGGAAATCCGCCTGTAA
- a CDS encoding flavodoxin family protein, with the protein MTEVRKGQAPATLSRTEFHERFMQSFMDPAFRAEDHALSRVEAIAWDAYQKGRKAPLTRKAGAGHADPDYALSVEWLQTRERLQQAQATWKDPATPSRVLLVCGSSRNDGTCPGEISKTFRMVQWAEETLQQAKLEVDRLDLSLLTSSYRLNIHPCKGCVSTAMPLCHWPCSCYPNHSLGQTSDWMAEIYERWTAAHAVIIVTPVYWYQSPSPLKLMIDRLVCADGGNPDPTSTHGKNPEEAKALELSGWDYPKHLAGRVYGLVVHGDVAGVEDSRRNLSDWLDWMGFIDAGSKARLDRYIGYYEPYATSHGVLDADTALQTEVRNVARAVGQAVAELRAGSLSQPGRGLAPPRPK; encoded by the coding sequence ATGACTGAAGTCCGCAAAGGCCAGGCGCCAGCCACGTTGTCGCGCACCGAATTTCATGAACGCTTCATGCAGTCCTTCATGGACCCGGCCTTCCGGGCCGAAGACCATGCCCTCTCGCGCGTCGAGGCGATTGCCTGGGACGCCTACCAGAAAGGCCGCAAGGCGCCGCTCACGCGCAAGGCCGGTGCTGGCCATGCCGACCCGGACTACGCGCTGTCGGTGGAATGGCTGCAGACGCGCGAGCGGCTGCAACAAGCCCAGGCCACCTGGAAAGACCCGGCCACGCCGTCCCGCGTGCTGCTGGTCTGCGGCTCATCGCGCAACGACGGCACCTGCCCCGGCGAAATCTCCAAGACCTTTCGCATGGTGCAGTGGGCCGAAGAAACGCTGCAACAGGCGAAGCTGGAAGTCGATAGGCTGGACCTGAGCCTGCTGACTTCGAGCTACCGGCTCAACATCCACCCCTGCAAGGGCTGCGTCTCGACCGCCATGCCGCTGTGCCACTGGCCGTGCAGCTGCTACCCCAACCATTCGCTGGGGCAGACCAGCGACTGGATGGCCGAAATCTACGAACGCTGGACCGCCGCGCACGCCGTCATCATCGTCACGCCGGTGTACTGGTACCAGTCGCCCAGCCCGCTCAAGCTCATGATCGACCGCCTGGTCTGCGCCGACGGCGGCAACCCGGACCCGACCTCCACCCATGGCAAAAATCCAGAGGAAGCCAAGGCGCTCGAACTCAGCGGCTGGGATTACCCCAAGCACCTGGCCGGCCGCGTCTATGGGCTGGTGGTGCATGGCGACGTGGCGGGCGTTGAAGACTCGCGGCGCAACCTGTCGGACTGGCTCGACTGGATGGGCTTCATCGACGCCGGCAGCAAGGCGCGGCTGGACCGCTACATCGGCTATTACGAGCCCTATGCCACCAGCCATGGCGTGCTCGATGCCGATACGGCCCTGCAGACCGAAGTCCGCAATGTGGCCCGCGCGGTGGGCCAGGCCGTCGCGGAACTGCGCGCCGGCAGCCTTTCGCAGCCCGGCAGGGGGCTGGCCCCGCCACGGCCCAAATGA
- a CDS encoding Spy/CpxP family protein refolding chaperone — MKFALKSLNGLVLAGLLATAGAGAMAQGTDAAPAALNPGTSSTATHNAKPHHGEHRMGRHDPAQMQARMAKHQAELKAKLKITPAQEGAWTAFTAAMQPPARMMGQRPTPEQRAEFDKLTTPERIDKMRALRTQRMTEMNAEMDKRGEATKAFYAALSLEQQKTFDAEHKKMGRQGGRGHHEGGMMHPKG, encoded by the coding sequence ATGAAATTCGCGCTCAAATCCCTGAATGGCCTTGTCCTTGCCGGCCTGCTGGCCACCGCTGGCGCCGGCGCCATGGCCCAAGGCACCGACGCGGCCCCGGCGGCCCTGAACCCCGGCACGTCAAGCACTGCCACCCACAACGCCAAGCCGCATCATGGCGAGCACCGCATGGGACGCCACGACCCGGCCCAGATGCAGGCCCGCATGGCCAAGCACCAGGCCGAGCTGAAAGCCAAGCTCAAGATCACGCCAGCGCAGGAAGGCGCCTGGACCGCCTTCACCGCCGCCATGCAGCCGCCGGCCCGCATGATGGGCCAGCGCCCCACGCCCGAGCAGCGCGCCGAGTTCGACAAGCTGACCACGCCCGAGCGCATCGACAAGATGCGTGCGCTGCGGACCCAGCGCATGACCGAAATGAATGCCGAGATGGACAAGCGCGGCGAAGCCACCAAGGCCTTTTACGCCGCCCTGAGCCTTGAGCAGCAAAAAACCTTTGATGCCGAGCACAAGAAAATGGGCCGGCAAGGCGGGCGCGGCCACCATGAAGGCGGCATGATGCATCCCAAAGGCTGA
- the thiC gene encoding phosphomethylpyrimidine synthase ThiC — MAKTNLSVDAADLTSRITRTPFPGSRKIYIEGSRPDIRVPFREVTLTDTLVAEGSETRREANPPLRLFDSSGVYTDPAAAIDITRGLAPLRGAWINERQDTEALPGISSAYGRERLNDPLLSALRMAHAPVPRRAKAGANVSQMHYARQGIITPEMEYIAIRENLVRAQLAERLATERMPKTGHSFGAAIPKDITAEFVRDEVARGRAVIPNNINHPETEPMIIGRNFLIKVNANIGNSAVTSSIEEEVDKLAWSIRWGADTVMDLSTGENIHETREWILRNSPVPIGTVPIYQALEKVNGKAEDLTWEIFRDTLIEQAEQGVDYFTIHAGVRLAYVPLTANRLTGIVSRGGSIMAKWCLSHHKESFLYEHFEEICEIMKAYDVCFSLGDGLRPGSIADANDEAQFAELHTLGELTQIAWKHDVQVMIEGPGHVPLQLVKENVEKQLEACFEAPFYTLGPLITDISPGYDHISSAMGAANIGWYGTAMLCYVTPKEHLGLPNRDDVKQGLIAYKIAAHAGDLAKGYPGAQMWDNAVSKARFEFRWEDQFRLAIDPDTAMAYHDETLPKENAKVAHFCSMCGPKFCSMKISQEVREFARLNPETTTLAKAPGVIAIKPVPAEVEIGFEAKAEEFRKGGSEIYS, encoded by the coding sequence ATGGCCAAAACCAATCTTTCCGTCGATGCAGCGGACCTGACCAGCCGCATTACCCGCACGCCTTTTCCGGGTTCGCGCAAGATCTACATCGAAGGCTCGCGCCCCGACATCCGCGTGCCGTTTCGCGAAGTCACGCTGACCGACACGCTGGTGGCCGAGGGCAGCGAAACCCGCCGCGAAGCCAATCCGCCGCTGCGCCTGTTCGACTCGTCGGGCGTGTACACCGACCCGGCGGCGGCCATCGACATCACGCGCGGCCTGGCGCCCCTGCGCGGCGCCTGGATCAACGAGCGCCAGGACACCGAAGCCTTGCCCGGCATCAGCAGCGCCTACGGCCGCGAGCGCCTGAACGACCCGCTACTTTCCGCGCTGCGCATGGCCCATGCACCCGTGCCGCGCCGCGCCAAGGCTGGCGCCAATGTGTCGCAGATGCATTACGCGCGCCAAGGCATCATCACCCCCGAGATGGAATACATCGCGATCCGCGAAAACCTGGTGCGCGCGCAACTGGCCGAACGCCTGGCGACCGAGCGCATGCCCAAGACCGGCCACTCGTTCGGCGCGGCCATCCCCAAGGACATCACCGCCGAATTCGTTCGCGATGAAGTGGCGCGCGGCCGCGCCGTGATTCCGAACAACATCAACCATCCCGAAACCGAGCCCATGATCATCGGCCGCAACTTCCTGATCAAGGTCAACGCCAACATCGGCAACTCGGCCGTCACCTCGTCGATTGAAGAGGAAGTGGACAAGCTGGCCTGGTCGATCCGCTGGGGCGCCGACACTGTGATGGATTTATCCACCGGCGAGAACATCCACGAAACGCGCGAATGGATTTTGCGCAACTCGCCGGTGCCGATTGGCACGGTGCCGATTTACCAGGCGCTGGAAAAAGTCAACGGCAAGGCCGAAGACCTGACCTGGGAAATCTTCCGCGACACGCTGATCGAGCAGGCCGAGCAGGGCGTGGACTATTTCACCATCCACGCCGGCGTGCGCCTGGCCTATGTGCCGCTGACGGCCAATCGCCTGACCGGCATCGTCTCGCGCGGCGGCTCGATCATGGCGAAATGGTGCCTGTCGCACCACAAGGAAAGCTTTCTGTATGAGCATTTCGAGGAGATTTGCGAAATCATGAAGGCCTACGACGTGTGCTTCTCGCTCGGCGACGGCCTGCGCCCCGGCTCGATTGCCGACGCCAACGACGAAGCGCAGTTCGCCGAACTGCACACGCTCGGCGAACTCACGCAGATCGCCTGGAAGCACGACGTGCAGGTGATGATCGAAGGCCCCGGCCATGTGCCGCTGCAACTGGTCAAGGAAAACGTCGAGAAGCAGCTAGAGGCCTGTTTTGAAGCGCCGTTCTACACGCTTGGCCCCCTGATCACCGACATCTCGCCCGGCTACGACCATATTTCGTCGGCCATGGGCGCGGCGAATATCGGCTGGTACGGAACGGCGATGCTGTGCTACGTGACGCCGAAGGAGCATCTGGGCCTCCCGAACCGCGACGACGTGAAGCAGGGCCTGATCGCCTACAAGATCGCCGCGCACGCGGGCGACCTGGCCAAGGGCTATCCGGGCGCGCAGATGTGGGACAACGCCGTTTCCAAGGCGCGGTTTGAATTCCGCTGGGAAGACCAGTTCCGCCTGGCCATCGACCCGGACACGGCGATGGCCTACCACGACGAAACGCTGCCGAAAGAGAATGCCAAGGTGGCGCATTTCTGCTCGATGTGCGGGCCGAAATTCTGCTCAATGAAGATTTCGCAGGAAGTGCGCGAGTTTGCGCGGTTGAACCCGGAAACCACGACGCTGGCCAAGGCGCCGGGCGTGATTGCCATCAAGCCGGTTCCGGCCGAGGTGGAAATCGGCTTTGAAGCCAAGGCCGAGGAATTCCGCAAGGGCGGCAGCGAGATTTATTCCTGA
- the thiO gene encoding glycine oxidase ThiO, with amino-acid sequence MNSLHIGIAGAGLAGRTLAWRLLRAGCRVTLFDSRQRAELDTASMTAAAMLSPLAELSVSDEVVFQLGRRSMELWPRWVAELEASSGESIYFRQKGTLVVAHAPDQSSLDHFSGLLHHRLPEACRAEVHTLDAAALAQREPALAGRFGGGLFLESEGQLANDQWMAALALEIDRLGVTWHEGQAVERVEEGRIICAHETHAVDVAVDARGVGSKAQWPQLRGVRGEVLRVECPGVTLQRPVRLMHPRYALYVAPRPDHQFVVGATELESEDMGPVTLRSTLELGSALYSLHPAFGEARVLRLSAALRPALDDHRPAVALRDGVWHINGLYRHGYLCAPAVVDELAHKLLAI; translated from the coding sequence ATGAACTCCCTTCACATCGGCATCGCCGGCGCCGGCCTGGCCGGCCGCACGCTGGCCTGGCGGCTGCTGCGCGCGGGCTGCCGCGTCACTTTGTTCGATTCGCGCCAGCGCGCCGAGCTGGACACCGCTTCGATGACCGCAGCGGCCATGCTGTCGCCGCTGGCCGAACTGTCGGTATCGGACGAGGTGGTTTTTCAGTTGGGCCGGCGCTCGATGGAGTTATGGCCGCGCTGGGTCGCCGAGCTGGAAGCAAGCAGCGGCGAGTCGATTTACTTTCGCCAGAAAGGCACGCTGGTCGTGGCGCATGCGCCGGACCAGAGTTCGCTCGACCACTTCAGCGGGCTGCTGCACCACCGGCTGCCCGAGGCCTGCCGCGCCGAGGTGCACACGCTGGACGCAGCCGCGCTGGCGCAGCGCGAGCCGGCGCTGGCCGGGCGCTTTGGCGGCGGCCTGTTCCTGGAGAGCGAAGGCCAGCTGGCCAATGACCAGTGGATGGCCGCGCTGGCGCTTGAAATCGACCGGCTCGGCGTGACCTGGCATGAAGGCCAGGCGGTGGAGCGGGTGGAAGAAGGCCGCATCATTTGCGCCCATGAAACGCATGCCGTCGATGTGGCCGTCGATGCGCGCGGCGTGGGCAGCAAGGCGCAGTGGCCGCAGTTGCGCGGCGTGCGCGGCGAGGTGCTGCGCGTCGAATGCCCCGGCGTGACTTTGCAGCGCCCGGTGCGCCTGATGCATCCGCGCTACGCGCTGTACGTCGCGCCCCGGCCGGATCACCAGTTCGTCGTCGGCGCGACCGAACTCGAATCGGAAGACATGGGGCCGGTCACGCTGCGCTCGACGCTGGAGCTGGGCAGCGCGCTCTACAGCCTGCACCCCGCTTTTGGCGAGGCGCGCGTGCTGCGGCTGTCGGCCGCGCTGCGCCCGGCGCTGGACGACCACCGGCCGGCCGTGGCCTTGCGCGATGGGGTCTGGCACATCAATGGCCTGTACCGCCATGGCTATTTGTGCGCGCCGGCGGTGGTCGATGAACTGGCCCATAAACTGTTGGCGATATGA
- the thiS gene encoding sulfur carrier protein ThiS: protein MTDFEISLNGERIATQAATLQGLLLERGYDLKSAFACAINSGFVPRPQWPERSLQGGDRIDVVTPITGG from the coding sequence ATGACCGATTTTGAAATTTCCCTGAACGGCGAGCGCATCGCCACGCAGGCGGCTACCCTGCAGGGCCTGCTGCTGGAGCGCGGCTACGATTTGAAAAGCGCCTTTGCCTGCGCCATCAACAGCGGCTTCGTGCCGCGCCCGCAGTGGCCCGAGCGCAGCTTGCAGGGCGGCGACCGCATCGATGTGGTCACGCCGATCACCGGAGGCTGA
- a CDS encoding thiazole synthase, whose translation MNSSIAHGSPWSVAGTTLSSRFFLGTSHYPSPQVLGDAVRASGTEVLTVGLRRLQPETGGGSSFWQRIQALGCHILPNTAGCHSASEAITLAQMAREIFGTTWIKLEVIGDDYTLQPDTVATLEAATTLAKDGFAVFAYTTDDLVMAQRLHAAGCAAVMPWAAPIGTGRGPLNPYALETMRRRLPDAVLIVDAGLGRPSHAAQVMELGFDAVLLNTAVAQAGDPVRMARAFADGVAAGRAAYESTPMPERAAAQASTSTVGVPFWHAT comes from the coding sequence ATGAACAGTTCCATCGCCCACGGCAGCCCGTGGAGCGTTGCCGGAACGACGCTTTCCAGCCGCTTTTTCCTCGGCACCTCGCATTACCCGTCGCCGCAGGTGCTCGGCGATGCGGTGCGCGCCAGCGGGACCGAGGTGCTGACCGTCGGCCTGCGCCGGCTGCAGCCCGAAACCGGCGGCGGCAGCAGCTTCTGGCAGCGCATCCAGGCGCTGGGCTGCCACATTTTGCCCAACACGGCCGGCTGCCACAGCGCCAGTGAAGCCATCACGCTGGCGCAGATGGCGCGCGAGATTTTCGGCACGACCTGGATCAAGCTCGAAGTGATCGGCGACGACTACACGCTGCAGCCCGACACCGTGGCCACGCTCGAAGCCGCTACGACCTTGGCGAAAGACGGCTTTGCGGTGTTTGCCTACACCACCGACGACCTGGTGATGGCGCAGCGCCTGCACGCGGCGGGCTGCGCGGCGGTGATGCCGTGGGCCGCGCCGATTGGCACCGGGCGCGGGCCGCTCAACCCTTACGCGCTGGAAACCATGCGCCGCCGCCTGCCGGACGCGGTGCTGATCGTCGATGCCGGACTGGGCCGGCCGTCGCATGCCGCGCAGGTGATGGAGCTGGGCTTTGACGCCGTGCTGCTGAACACCGCCGTCGCGCAGGCGGGCGATCCGGTGCGCATGGCGCGTGCCTTTGCCGATGGCGTGGCGGCTGGGCGCGCGGCGTATGAATCGACGCCGATGCCGGAACGCGCCGCCGCGCAGGCCTCTACCTCCACCGTCGGCGTGCCGTTCTGGCATGCGACCTGA
- the thiE gene encoding thiamine phosphate synthase has protein sequence MTASAPFAPLTGPIGFYPVVHDAAWVQRLLGWGVRTVQLRFKAAGHTPADIEREVNAAVEAGKKVPGAQVFINDHWQLALAAGAYGVHLGQEDLDTADIEALRRAGLRLGLSTHTPAELARAHAVQPSYLAIGPIYPTTLKVMPYAPVGLTQLKEWATLAVPYPVVAIGGISLERLPGVLACGVDGVAVVSAVTLAVDPELAALAGLALVGKR, from the coding sequence ATGACTGCTTCCGCGCCTTTCGCCCCCCTGACCGGCCCCATCGGCTTTTACCCCGTGGTGCATGACGCCGCCTGGGTCCAGCGCCTGCTCGGCTGGGGCGTGCGCACGGTGCAGCTGCGCTTCAAGGCGGCCGGCCACACGCCGGCCGACATTGAACGGGAAGTGAACGCCGCTGTCGAAGCCGGCAAAAAAGTGCCGGGCGCGCAGGTGTTCATCAACGACCACTGGCAACTCGCCCTGGCGGCCGGCGCCTACGGCGTGCACCTGGGTCAGGAAGACCTGGACACGGCCGACATCGAGGCCCTGCGCCGCGCGGGCCTGCGGCTGGGCCTGAGCACCCACACGCCGGCCGAACTGGCGCGCGCCCATGCGGTGCAGCCGTCCTATCTGGCGATTGGGCCGATCTACCCGACCACGCTGAAAGTCATGCCCTACGCGCCGGTCGGGCTGACGCAATTGAAAGAATGGGCCACGCTGGCCGTGCCGTATCCGGTGGTGGCGATTGGTGGCATTTCGCTGGAGCGCCTGCCCGGCGTGCTGGCCTGCGGCGTCGATGGCGTGGCGGTGGTCAGCGCGGTGACGCTTGCCGTTGACCCGGAACTGGCGGCGCTGGCAGGACTTGCGCTGGTCGGAAAACGCTGA
- a CDS encoding DUF2846 domain-containing protein — MNLQRLSGFSTPRNRHFTLWALALGCLLLSGCSATGAKFQGLEKPDSDAGEIVVYRPDRLVRGGVAYYVHLDGKEVGMLKNAGFVALRTTPGTHVVLMKAGLQDFFMKARTAEVVLLAGERKFLRFEPSITGSPIVLPNVAYVPVGFGFSAVPQAQAMVELRELNQSE; from the coding sequence ATGAATCTCCAGCGACTTTCAGGCTTTTCCACTCCACGGAACCGGCATTTCACTTTGTGGGCATTGGCCTTGGGCTGTCTGTTGCTGTCCGGTTGCAGCGCCACGGGCGCCAAGTTTCAAGGCTTGGAAAAACCAGATTCGGACGCTGGCGAAATCGTGGTCTATCGGCCAGACCGGTTGGTTCGGGGCGGCGTCGCTTACTACGTGCATCTGGATGGGAAAGAGGTGGGCATGCTGAAAAATGCCGGCTTTGTTGCATTGCGCACAACGCCCGGAACGCATGTGGTTCTGATGAAGGCTGGACTTCAGGATTTTTTCATGAAGGCAAGGACTGCCGAAGTGGTGTTGCTTGCCGGGGAGCGCAAGTTCCTTCGATTTGAACCTTCCATCACCGGTAGTCCCATCGTCCTGCCGAACGTGGCCTACGTTCCGGTCGGTTTTGGTTTCAGCGCTGTTCCGCAAGCGCAGGCAATGGTCGAGTTACGCGAGTTAAACCAGTCCGAATGA
- a CDS encoding biosynthetic peptidoglycan transglycosylase has product MTARRTFARVMAGLLALSAALVVALYLVVKTLLAPLPGEWATSIRLGPVRLQASVPALLRLATAPWLAPLLDGRTVAAYNGPVHLAWQEDSQTLAARCAPCAVQAPGLGGEPVEVDELRLTVQRHGEQLNGEVSSGQVKAILHGDLSKGGLRLRLQLPMTPMADAYALFGASIPEVARARIEGRLALSATLALPGGEFSMTPQIEAFQVSGLGTEALVNARSACSEVTSRLTPESWLARAVIAAEDQRFYEHGGYDLAELGAALAQNQNIREEGRAGRGASTLTQQLAKLLVTGDERSPVRKLRELLYAVEMEQTLGKNRILRLYLAHAPWGNGICGAEAASRRYFGRPATALNPSQAAWLAAMLHNPALEAERWASTGQINVTRTQWVLMGMRALPRRQRMRLAQELEKPAPDTWKPPAVGP; this is encoded by the coding sequence GTGACCGCCCGGCGCACCTTCGCCCGGGTCATGGCGGGTTTGCTGGCGCTGTCGGCGGCCCTGGTGGTGGCGCTGTACCTGGTCGTCAAAACCCTGCTCGCGCCGCTGCCCGGCGAATGGGCCACGTCGATTCGCCTCGGCCCGGTGCGGCTTCAGGCGAGCGTTCCCGCGCTGCTCCGCCTGGCCACCGCGCCCTGGCTGGCGCCCCTGCTTGATGGCCGGACGGTGGCGGCGTACAACGGGCCGGTGCATCTGGCCTGGCAGGAGGACAGCCAGACGCTGGCGGCGCGTTGCGCGCCCTGCGCCGTGCAGGCGCCAGGACTGGGCGGCGAGCCGGTTGAGGTCGATGAACTCCGGCTCACGGTCCAGCGCCACGGCGAGCAGCTGAACGGCGAAGTCTCGTCAGGCCAAGTGAAGGCCATCTTGCACGGCGATTTGAGCAAGGGCGGCTTGCGCCTGCGCCTGCAGTTGCCCATGACCCCCATGGCCGATGCGTATGCGCTGTTCGGCGCGTCGATTCCCGAAGTCGCGCGGGCGCGCATCGAAGGCCGGCTGGCATTGAGCGCCACGCTGGCCCTGCCGGGCGGCGAGTTCAGCATGACACCGCAGATCGAAGCCTTCCAGGTCAGCGGACTGGGCACCGAAGCGCTGGTCAATGCGCGCTCGGCCTGCAGCGAAGTTACCTCGCGCCTGACGCCTGAAAGCTGGCTGGCGCGCGCCGTGATCGCCGCCGAGGACCAGCGCTTTTACGAGCACGGCGGCTACGACTTGGCCGAACTCGGCGCCGCGCTGGCGCAGAACCAGAACATCCGTGAAGAAGGCAGGGCCGGGCGCGGCGCCAGCACGCTGACCCAGCAGCTGGCCAAGCTGCTGGTCACCGGCGACGAGCGCAGCCCGGTGCGCAAGCTGCGCGAGTTGCTGTATGCGGTGGAAATGGAGCAGACCCTGGGCAAGAACCGCATCCTGCGGCTCTACCTGGCGCATGCGCCGTGGGGAAATGGGATTTGCGGCGCCGAGGCCGCATCAAGACGCTACTTCGGCCGCCCGGCGACTGCGCTGAATCCGTCGCAGGCCGCCTGGCTGGCCGCCATGCTGCACAACCCGGCGCTGGAAGCCGAACGCTGGGCGAGTACCGGCCAGATCAACGTGACGCGCACGCAGTGGGTGCTGATGGGGATGCGCGCCCTGCCGCGCAGGCAGCGCATGCGGCTGGCGCAGGAGCTGGAAAAGCCGGCGCCAGACACATGGAAGCCGCCAGCGGTCGGGCCGTGA
- the xrtQ gene encoding exosortase Q has protein sequence MPLTQTRKLPGYSGLPASPGFVRLGIRIDTAPAWLWLALLAATLWPTWLWMGRRMLDHSDDPLGLLALAALGLLVARHRLRLRSSPRLAWFALALAGAVAATAAQGLLPALVVSLLALLALAAGLAAFLPAGVASAPVVGLSVLALPLLASLQFYAGFPLRVITAEASRWLLLASHEVERSGASLRVDGHPVIVDAPCSGVQMAWLGYFTACVVTLYLGRANRSFFTRLPAVGVLVLAGNIVRNTLLVAAEASGNHLPGWAHESVGLVALAAVCGAIAFVMSRPEGGLRA, from the coding sequence ATGCCCTTGACGCAAACCCGCAAGCTGCCCGGTTACTCCGGTCTGCCCGCATCGCCCGGCTTCGTGCGCTTGGGCATCCGCATCGACACCGCGCCGGCCTGGCTTTGGCTGGCGCTGCTGGCAGCCACGCTCTGGCCGACCTGGCTGTGGATGGGCAGGCGCATGCTGGACCATTCCGACGACCCGCTGGGCCTGCTGGCGCTGGCGGCGCTCGGGCTGCTGGTGGCACGCCACCGGCTGCGGCTGCGCTCGTCACCGCGCCTGGCATGGTTTGCGCTGGCGCTTGCTGGCGCCGTTGCCGCCACCGCCGCGCAGGGCCTGCTGCCGGCGCTGGTGGTGTCGCTGCTGGCCCTGCTGGCGCTGGCCGCCGGGCTGGCCGCCTTTTTGCCGGCGGGCGTGGCGAGCGCGCCGGTCGTCGGCCTGTCGGTGCTGGCGCTGCCGCTGCTGGCATCGCTGCAGTTCTACGCGGGTTTTCCGCTGCGGGTCATCACGGCGGAAGCCAGCCGCTGGCTGCTGCTGGCCAGCCATGAAGTCGAGCGCAGCGGCGCCAGCCTGCGGGTGGACGGCCACCCGGTCATCGTCGATGCGCCGTGCTCGGGCGTGCAGATGGCCTGGCTGGGCTACTTCACGGCCTGCGTGGTGACGCTGTACCTGGGGCGCGCCAACCGCAGCTTCTTTACCCGCCTGCCCGCCGTCGGCGTGCTGGTGCTGGCGGGCAACATCGTTCGCAACACGCTGCTGGTGGCCGCCGAAGCCTCGGGTAATCACCTGCCCGGCTGGGCGCATGAAAGCGTAGGCTTGGTGGCGCTGGCGGCCGTCTGCGGCGCGATTGCCTTTGTGATGAGCCGCCCCGAAGGAGGCCTTCGTGCTTGA